The sequence ATCCTGCAAAAAAACGTCTTGCTGGTTCCATTGCTTGATCACCTCTTTCCAAGGTTCTTTTTCGAAACGCTGCGCCCATTTTTCGTCATGGGCAAGGCGCTGCTGCTTAAGCGCGGGATCGCCCAACCCCGGATGCGCCGAAATAATCACGCCTGCTGCCCATCGAGTTGGATTTTGAATGAGCGCATGCAAGGCAAGCCTTCCGCCTAGAGAATAGCCCATGAGGATAGCTGGTTCGTTCTCCTTGGACACTCGCGCATTCAATTGCTGAGCCCATTCGGAAAAATCACTCCAAGGAAAAGAAAACAGGTCGATTCCCTTTAAATGGTCTAAGCCCAAGTCAGACCAATCGGAAGGCAACCCCAGAAAACCCGGTATGGCCCAAAGAGAATAGGGGTTTACCATAATGATTTCATCTTTTTGAAAAAACGGTCTGTTGCAGCCTGATCAGGAAGCAGTTCAATCAGCCGGCCGCCTTTGCTAGGAGAGGGCTGATTCGGAATGCGGGTCCACTTTTCATAACGCCATTTCCAAAAATCAGCCAAAGGCTTGAATTCCAACTGATGGGAATTGCGAAAGGCTTCATGGGCAAACATGCGGGCAAAAATTTGGCCTCCGCCGTTGTTGATGACCACTACATTCGCACAAACGTCCGGCATCTGAGAGGAAATCCAAGGTGCAGCCATGTCATAAAGAGCGGTCAGATCGCCTATAATGGCCCAATTATCTTGTTCTGAAGTGCTATAACCAAGGAAAGTCGCCAACTGGCCATCGATGCCGTTGACCCCTCGATTAGCCGCCATCTTGTATTGTTTTGGCTCCCAGATAGCCGCTTGATCCCATTCACGGATAGGCAGACTGTTTCCCAAATAGACCTTAGATCCGACAGGAATAAGGGTGGATAGGCCATGGATCAAGCTTTGTTCAGCCAAAGGCTCTTCATGAAATAGCTGCTGCAAAAACTGCTGGGCCGCGCGATCGGCCTGCAGCCAAGGAAGATAATCGCCTTCCGGCTTCTTTATTCGCTGGATAGCCCATTCGAAAAACGGGTTAAGCGGCGTATAGAGGGTCTCTGCCCAGCTTAATCCCGAAAAGGGAAGCTCGCTGACCGAACACACGTGAATCGCGCCCGCTTTATCCTCTAGATCGCGCCATAAGCGGGCTGTCGGCACGCCGCCAATGCGCAAAATGCCATCGATCGGATAACCATGCGTTTCGGCTAAGCTCCAAATGCGGTCAATGACGGTCACGCGCAAGTGGGCCAGGCGCGGGTCCTCTCTTAAGCCCGAGATTCCCTCTGCATACACAGGCGCCTGTAAAGCAAGGAGAAAAGAGACCGTCCTCTCGATCTGGCTTGGATGCAAGGCCCCTACAACGACTAAAGGGCAATGGACTTTAGCCAAAAATTCTTCAAAAGCATTCCAATGGCGTCTATCCTCTGTTTTGACCGGAGAGGAAAAAGTGGTCCGAGGAAAATTATTGTCTGCTTGGATCTTTTGGCAATCGCTATCTTTGGGCTCTTCAAAGCATACATTGAGATGGGCAGGGCCTTCGCAAGACCACTTATCTAATTGGCAAAGATCGTTTCCTTCCAAATCCTGCATGTAATGCGCATAATAGGTGTAT is a genomic window of Candidatus Protochlamydia phocaeensis containing:
- a CDS encoding alpha/beta fold hydrolase produces the protein MVNPYSLWAIPGFLGLPSDWSDLGLDHLKGIDLFSFPWSDFSEWAQQLNARVSKENEPAILMGYSLGGRLALHALIQNPTRWAAGVIISAHPGLGDPALKQQRLAHDEKWAQRFEKEPWKEVIKQWNQQDVFLQDAVHFHRKEEDYERQRLADLLRKASLGRQDDLRALIQALPIPLLWIVGEKDPRYCALAQSLTFKHPQSVCLVIPDAGHRTPWAQPETFKMVVQAFMQTVGVEKKKKAKESNSLAFQ
- the menD gene encoding 2-succinyl-5-enolpyruvyl-6-hydroxy-3-cyclohexene-1-carboxylic-acid synthase, with the translated sequence MNTLLLPSQEEIETPLNNRLALHIVKEAIQKGVKEFCLSPAARNAPLVYALASLSQIKIYYWPEERSAAFFALGRIKATGRPVAVVTTSGTAAGELLPAAMEAYYTGLPLLLITADRPRRYRGSGAPQSAEQVGLYTYYAHYMQDLEGNDLCQLDKWSCEGPAHLNVCFEEPKDSDCQKIQADNNFPRTTFSSPVKTEDRRHWNAFEEFLAKVHCPLVVVGALHPSQIERTVSFLLALQAPVYAEGISGLREDPRLAHLRVTVIDRIWSLAETHGYPIDGILRIGGVPTARLWRDLEDKAGAIHVCSVSELPFSGLSWAETLYTPLNPFFEWAIQRIKKPEGDYLPWLQADRAAQQFLQQLFHEEPLAEQSLIHGLSTLIPVGSKVYLGNSLPIREWDQAAIWEPKQYKMAANRGVNGIDGQLATFLGYSTSEQDNWAIIGDLTALYDMAAPWISSQMPDVCANVVVINNGGGQIFARMFAHEAFRNSHQLEFKPLADFWKWRYEKWTRIPNQPSPSKGGRLIELLPDQAATDRFFKKMKSLW